A genomic window from Williamwhitmania taraxaci includes:
- a CDS encoding DUF4372 domain-containing protein gives MGKNTEIKLVGQPIFKQAINLIDAINVSSLVKKHGADHYYKTFKAKPQLV, from the coding sequence ATGGGCAAAAATACAGAAATAAAATTAGTCGGACAGCCGATTTTCAAACAAGCCATCAACTTAATCGATGCCATTAATGTCAGCAGCTTGGTGAAAAAGCATGGTGCAGACCATTACTATAAGACGTTTAAGGCAAAACCCCAGCTGGT